From Zingiber officinale cultivar Zhangliang chromosome 5B, Zo_v1.1, whole genome shotgun sequence, the proteins below share one genomic window:
- the LOC121985486 gene encoding inorganic phosphate transporter 2-1, chloroplastic-like, producing the protein MVLPSPYFSLARRHVGGASAVASSSFFQLRRIALRLPLRFYPLPDPSEAGRLTLLKKHSYHLPRATLSSFSSAGDGEEPVAERKTPEEEEELPEMAKAFNISSRTATSVCFLIAFAALTLPLAMRSLAQAAGAKARALTYLTLLAGFYMAWNIGANDVANAMGTSVGSGALTLRQAVLTAAVLEFSGAFLMGTHVTSTMQKGILVAPVFQGKDTLLFAGLLSSLAAAGTWLQVASFYGWPVSTTHCIVGAMVGFGLAYGGVDAVFWSSLARVTSSWVISPVMGAAASFLVYKCIRRFVYSAQNPGQAAAAAAPIAVFVGVTGISFCAFPLSKTFAVSLAQALACGTAGALIVSKVIHKQLGHLLISEAEKGKITGEKPHRQNVSFLSDIAGPTGAQLEIVYGVFGYMQVLSACFMSFAHGGNDVSNAIGPLAAALSILNHGASVASEIVVIPTDVLAWGGFGIVAGLMIWGYRVIATIGKKITELTPTRGFAAEFAAASVVLVASKLALPISATHTLVGAVMGVGFARGFNSVRAETVREIVTSWVVTIPVGAVLSVVYTAILTKLLSFLI; encoded by the exons ATGGTTCTCCCCTCCCCTTATTTCTCCCTCGCAAGGAGGCACGTCGGCGGCGCATCGGCCGtagcttcctcctccttcttccaaCTCCGGCGGATAGCCCTCCGGCTGCCGCTCCGCTTCTACCCTCTTCCAGATCCATCGGAGGCAGGTCGTCTGACGCTGCTCAAGAAGCATTCTTACCACCTCCCCCGCGCTACTCTATCTTCCTTCTCGAGCGCAGGCGATGGGGAGGAGCCCGTGGCGGAACGGAAGAcaccagaggaggaggaggagctccCAGAGATGGCGAAGGCTTTCAACATCTCGTCGCGGACGGCCACCTCGGTCTGCTTCCTGATCGCCTTCGCGGCGCTGACGCTGCCGCTGGCGATGCGGTCGCTGGCGCAGGCGGCGGGCGCCAAGGCGCGGGCGCTCACCTACCTCACCCTGCTCGCCGGCTTCTACATGGCTTGGAACATCGGCGCCAACGACGTGGCTAACGCCATGGGGACGTCGGTGGGTTCCGGGGCCCTCACGCTCCGCCAGGCCGTGCTCACCGCCGCCGTCCTCGAGTTCTCCGGCGCCTTCCTGATGGGAACCCACGTCACCAGCACGATGCAGAAGGGGATCCTCGTGGCCCCTGTTTTTCAGGGGAAAGACACTCTGCTCTTCGCTGGCCTTCTCTCTTCCCTCGCAGCCGCCGGCACATGGCTACAGGTCGCATCGTTCTACGGATGGCCGGTCTCCACCACTCACTGTATCGTCGGAGCCATGGTTGGTTTCGGGCTGGCCTATGGCGGAGTAGACGCGGTGTTCTGGTCATCCCTGGCGAGAGTGACTTCGTCGTGGGTCATCTCGCCGGTCATGGGAGCCGCGGCCTCGTTCTTAGTCTACAAGTGCATCCGCAGG TTCGTATACAGCGCCCAAAATCCAGGGCAAGCGGCTGCGGCGGCAGCGCCCATTGCAGTCTTCGTCGGTGTCACGGGCATTTCCTTCTGTGCCTTCCCCCTAAGCAAAACCTTCGCCGTTTCGCTTGCTCAGGCCTTGGCCTGCGGCACAGCCGGCGCGCTCATCGTCAGCAAAGTAATCCACAAGCAACTCGGCCACCTCCTCATCTCGGAGGCGGAGAAGGGGAAGATCACCGGAGAGAAACCGCACCGGCAGAACGTGAGCTTTCTCTCCGACATTGCTGGCCCAACTGGCGCGCAGTTGGAGATCGTCTACGGCGTGTTCGGTTACATGCAGGTCCTCTCCGCCTGCTTCATGTCCTTCGCCCACGGCGGCAACGACGTCTCCAACGCCATCGGCCCGCTGGCCGCCGCCCTCTCCATCCTCAACCATGGCGCCTCGGTCGCCTCTGAGATCGTCGTCATCCCCACCGACGTCCTCGCTTGGGGCGGTTTCGGCATCGTGGCGGGGCTCATGATCTGGGGCTACCGCGTCATCGCCACCATTGGGAAGAAGATCACCGAACTGACCCCGACGCGGGGCTTCGCGGCCGAGTTCGCGGCGGCGTCGGTGGTGCTGGTGGCGTCGAAGCTCGCACTCCCCATCTCGGCGACCCACACGCTCGTCGGCGCTGTCATGGGCGTGGGCTTCGCTCGGGGGTTCAACAGCGTGCGCGCAGAGACCGTCCGCGAGATCGTGACTTCCTGGGTTGTGACTATTCCGGTCGGCGCAGTTTTGTCGGTCGTCTACACAGCAATCTTGACCAAGTTGCTCTCCTTCTTGATTTAA